The Oryza brachyantha chromosome 6, ObraRS2, whole genome shotgun sequence region TTTATTAGTGTATTTTAGCTATGGTGTTTCTGGTAATGGGCATAGCTGTGCAGGGATGCATCTATTAATCTAATCTATGGTTTTCATCTTACTGGCCAACAATTGGATCATGAACTGAGACAAACCTAGAAGCTTTGGCATTTTACTCAAGCCATGATGTTGGAGTGGCTTAGCGCTTTATACAACTGATATATGTGTTATGATTTAGAATTTATGTTTCCATAATTGCACTGTGACTTACTTGATCATCAAGTGAAGATGTTGAGACCTAGGAATATTTGTTAAGATACTAAGGTCTTATGAGTTGATGACAGATACACTAACCACTGTATAAGAGGTTTTCTCGCGGTGACATGGTCACATATTAGATATTGTGTTTGATATAATGAACTTTGAATGGCATTGGCATATCATAAAATGTTCAGCTCTGGTTTTCTCGCGGTGACATGGTCACATATTAGATATTGTGTTTGATATAATGAACTTTGAATGGCATTGGCATATCATAAAATGTTCAGTTCTTGGGCATACATCTGAATAACCAATGCTAGGGCTGATAAAGCTCTTGACATGTTGAAACTGTAAAAGGGCTTAGGAGTTCTTCTCCTGCTTAGTCAGCTATTCATCTTCTGTGTTAGAGTTGTATATTTGTGGTAATTTACTGCTTTAATTCCAGTGGAACTCAATACTATTGAAAATTCTTGTTTTGGGCATTGCAGTCTtcactgaattttttttggttggctTGTTCTGTAGTTCAAAGTCCAGACATTCTTTCAGAAGACAAGGAAGAAAAGTGCAAGTAAAACTGAAGGTGAAAATGATGAAGCATTAGAGAAGGAGCAAGCCAAATGCCGAGAACGTGTTAAGAGTTTGGTTAGGCGGAGAAAGTTGACTGAAGCACAGAAGATTGTGCAACAGGAGATTGAATTGGAAGAATGGGGGACTGAAGCCCAAGTGAAGGTTTGCCCACTACACCTACAAACACAGCCTTCTTGTCTTATGTATTGCGAAGACATAACCCTCCTTTTGGAATTGCAGTTAGGGACTCGCCTGATTGAGTTGTTATTGGATTCAGCATTTGTACAGTCACCAGCTGACCAAAAACCGGAGAGTTCTCCTGACATTCGACCAGCATTTAAGCACGTACTTCGACAACCTATAGTAGAAAATGGGTAGGATAGCATGCTCTTATCTACTGTTTACTTTTTGTTGCATACTTGCACGTTATGTCTATACAGACGTATTCACATACACTCTTCAATAATTATCATGTGCTTGGTTATATTGAGGTAGACATCCttgtaaaatttatgtttgatgtGCAGGAGACTGAAGAAAAAGCACTGGGTGATAGAATGCGACCCTCTTGTGCATGAGGGGTTTGAAAGCACTgtaagtttattttgtatcTCTATGTAGGTTCTTGATTGAATAAAATCTGGTTCATTTCTGTCCATGTTCGTGCCCATGTTATTTGGATTTTCTCAATAATGCCAAACATTTAGcagatttatgttttttttgtcaattgtTTTTTCTGTCTAAATGATTTTTTCAGATGTATTTAGATATTTCAATATGTTGCAGGCTAGGCACGTGGAGATACCCTATCTTCCTATGCTGGTGCCTCCTAAAAAATGGAAGGGGTATGCTGGTGATTCATGCATGTGTCCTTTCAGAGATTCAATTAGAtttgtattatatttattattcatTTCATTAACATGTGAAATAAGCTATATTTGGCTAATATGCTTTTACTTCCCATCTTTTCTCTTACTTCCAATCTTTAATTTCTCAGCCATATTCTATTTCAGCTATGATTCAGGTGGGTACCTTTTTCTGCCCTCATACATTATGCGGACACATGGTGTGAAAGATCAAAAGGAAGCCATTAAGAGTGTTCCAAGAAAACAGCTGCGGAAAGTATTTGAGGTCAGCTGCCAGTGACTACCCATCTATTACACAATCATCCACTTTATTCTGAAATACTTCTGTTGGCATAATGGCATCAGTACTTaccatgaaaaaatattgttcgAGCATTAATCTCCTCTTTCAAAAAGCTAAAAACATTTCCTGCCTACTCACCATGCTTTATCTGATTATTCCACGAATGTTATTCAATTAATCACCcttaaattttcaatgaaCTGAGGATGTATATCCATGTGTTATCGTGTATTTGGGTAGCACTCTGAAGTATTATCACATTGGCAGGCATTAGATACTCTTGGGAGTACTAAATGGAGGGTGAATAGAAGAGTACATGATGCTGTTGAGGCTATCTGGAGTCGAGGTGGGGGCATTGCAGGACTGGTTGATAAGGGAAATGTAAGTAACTCATATGGTTTCGCGTATGTTATTTCTTACATTATGAACAGTCTGTTTCGTAGTATGCTGCTCAAGGCACATTGGCACACACACGTCTGTTAACATGTGATTTGTTTGTGCTTCTGTTTTGTTTATAGATTCCTCTACCTGAACGGCCAGAATCGGAGGATCCTGACGAAATACAGAAATGGAAGTGGGGTTTAAAGAAGGCAAAGAAAACTAATCGTGAACTGCATGCCGAGCGATGTGATACGGAACTTAAACTCTCTGTATGTGATATATAAATTTGCACTCCTTTTACcttcaaatattttcttcatttttttcttatgttatGACATTACCACCTATGTAAACAGGTTGCTCGAAAAATGAGAGAGGAGGATGGATTTTATTATCCCCACAATCTTGATTTTCGTGGCCGCGCATACCCTATGCATCCACATCTGAGCCACCTAGGTTCAGATCTATGCAGAGGTGTTCTAGAGTATGCTGAAGGGCGACCGCTAGGAAAATCTGGTTTACGCTGGTTAAAGATTCATTTGGCTAACAAATATGGTGGAGGAATTGAAAAGCTTTCTCATGAGGGCAAGGTGGCGTTTGTGGAGAATCAGTTGCCTGATATATTTGATTCAGCTACTAATCCTGTTGATGGGAATTGCTGGTGGATGAATGCTGAGGATCCTTTTCAATGTTTAGCTGCGTGCATGGATCTTTCTGATGCCTTGAAAAGTTCATCACCTCATTGTGCTGTTTCTCATCTACCTATTCATCAGGTATTGCTTTGATATGGTGCATGTAATGATGTAATCATTATCCTCCACTGGGAGAGACGTCTGGATCCTCTGATCAGGCTATACTGGCTTCAAAGTAAAATCGCTGGGCCTTTATGGATTCTCTACGAGGGAATTGTCAGAATGTTAGACATACGAGCCTAGAGTTTCTCATCAATGAGATAAGTAATATATCTAATAAGGGAAATGGGTTTTGTCAAACTCAGATGAAAACTAACACTGTTGACACAACACAGCAACATAATCTTTACTGCATAGTCATTCTAGGTTACTCTGACATTTAGTTATGATAGCAAttgattaatctatttctGCACAACCGGCATTTGCCTTTAAATTACTAATAGTGGGTATCATTTCATCTATTAGGATGGTTCATGCAATGGCTTACAACACTATGCTGCTCTTGGAAGAGACTATGTAAGTCTTGTACCCTGCTATTATGATGTGTGAGCTTCATTCAGCCAATTTATTGTTATGTAACTCATGATATAGTAGAACAGAATCAGCACTATGCACTTATTTGTAATTGTATAGTCAGTGGTAGTTAACAATTGCTGCATCAATAAATAAGTGCATTTGAATCTTCAATTTATTTGTAAGGTAATCTTGAATAGAGAAAGTGAAGATGCTTCCTAGTTTGTGCCAATGAAAACTTCCATCTAGCTGATCCTCTTGTGTgccttttttgcaaaattttagaaCCTAAACGCACAATTTGTCGAGATGTAAACTTTGGATGGTTTGTAGTTTGCCCTTTTGAGTGTTCTACTGTTCCACAGATGGGTGCAGTTGCTGTCAATTTGGTTCCTGGAGAGAAACCTGCAGATATCTACTCAGAGATCGCTACTAGGCAAGTTCTCCTTTCGAgctttcatttttgtttattattatttcttaTGCACACCACAGTCTAGGATTTCCATTGTTTCCCTGCAATTATATGTTGTTGCTTCTTGAAACCCTATAAATTTGCTATTATTAGGGATTGAGAAACATGCTTTTCATGCAAAAGTGGTTGGAGCTCAAACTTCTTGGTATTAACCTCCATGGTTGTGATTTCAGTGCTTTACTGAATTTATTACTAGTAAATaatacctccgtcccaaaataagattatttttgccCATTTTTCTAAGTAATCATTGCATCGGAGTTTgtgaaaagaataaataaatgcattgGGAATAGATAAATAGGGAATGATTGTATTGGGATTTGAGAAAGTGGAGGGTATTCTagtctttttgcttttgtattgATATGTGTGCGAGGCCtgaaaaatagagttattttgggacggagagagtagtagGTATCTCCTTGTATATGATCTTGAAACTATTAGGAAATATAATGTGTTTAAtgcaatttttcacttttcacatgaatttaacttttaagatCAAATCACAAAATCTCCTTTCTTAAACATGATTCCAAGTTCCAACAACCGTTGTATGAAGAGACATTTTTTGCTTCTCAAAACCAAAGTAGCTAGATGCCCATCCATTTTGTTTTGATGAATGAGTATTTCTATGAAACATATTTTggtcaataattttttttcagttacTAAATTGCCACTAGAGACTTTTGACTGAGGATTCCCAGGCtacataatataattatgtaaCTTTTGTGCCATCTGATAATGTTCGTTATAGATTCTTGATTTCATGATGTATTACTGTCCTGATATGAAGTGTGTTTCTGAGGGATATAAATTAACAGTACTTAGAACTTGTGTGAAGGGTGCTGGATGTTGTCCGACAAGACTCGATGAAGGATCCTGCAACTAATCCAACTGCTTCATTAGCAAGGGTTTTAGTTGACCAGGTTAGCCTTTGCTTTCTCCCTTTCTGTTCCTAAATTgtaagcctttttttttcttcatgtaCTTCAGTCAAgtcaacaaaataattgagaGCAGCACATTGGTAGCTTACAGGTGGATAGGAAGCTTGTCAAGCAGACAGTGATGACATCAGTTTATGGTGTCACATATATTGGTGCTCGTCAACAGATAACAAAGAGACTGCAAGAGAAAGGGCACATTACAGATGACAAATTGCTGTATGAAGTGTCGTGCTATGCTACCAGGGTAAATGCACTTGCATCTGACCTTGAATGacggatttttttaaaaaatggatcTCCCTATTGACTGCTTTAGTAAGACAAGAGCAtaatttgactattcatttcCTGATGAAGGTAACTTTGGATGCATTAGGACAAATGTTCCAGTCTGCCCGTGGTATAATGGCATGGCTTGGTGATTGTGCAAAGGTATACAGTTTTTCCatacctaaataatttttttctcagctTATCTAGCATTCAACTTGGACATCTAATTTTTGATACTTGTGGTACTTTTAACTTACCATTTTACAAAAGTTTCTCTGGTAGCTAAACcttcaaatatttttcacaccTGTGGACGAATGTTCCAGATGATTGCTTCAGAAAATCAACCAGTCAAATGGACGAGTCCTGTTGGTCTTCCAGTTGTTCAGCCCTACAAGAAATATAAGAACTACATGGTGAGCTACTTATCAACAGGCAAACATATGTGGGTAAATATATGATCGAAACCCATATCTACATGGAACTCACACATCCACACCATAGAAGCTCTCAAAAGATTAAAAACATCTTGCGCATAGCTAAGATGACGCTAGACAACCAGACAAAATTTCAGGAAGACACTCAACTTCATCTGTGAGATATGAATGGGCAAATagcgaagaaaaaaaaggaatgtgTTTTTTCCTTACTGTTTGTTAATTTCATATCTCACTAAGGATTTTGAATTTGCTCGTGAAATTTGTATGGTTATCTACCATCACCTTACATATACGCGAGATTttcttagaattttttataactaaaattaCAAAAGAGTTTTCAAAATTCCACCTAAGGTAGTGGtctgattatatatttttcgaaCACATATGcttcctcttctttcttcttttataGTTTGTTCTAAACGAGTAAGCAGTATTACCTGGAATAACATGGGTTCTTGTATCCACTGTTTCACAGTGATGCATCGTTTTGGTTATTATTTGCCACTTCCCTTTTTTGTAACTTCTTTCAAAATAGatatgattgattgattgtacATATACTAAATTCAAGGGTGTACATGTGAACTCACATATATTCCCTATGTATTTCGcctgatttctttttttttttttaaaaaaagaaaactaaaactTAGTTCATCGGTTCTATTTCACTGGCTTGCTGTCATGGGTATGTTAAAATTATTGTTGTCTGAGACTTGTGTCACAGCACCTGGCAATAAGAAgaattaccttttttttctttcattctaATTCATGTAAGAATTGTCCATATTGTTCtgtcatatttgttttcaccATTTTGTAAGCCTTCTGAAAATTCACCCACATGAGCAATGGGTATTTAGGAAGAACCAACCAtccaagttaaaattttcatgaCAAGTTCCAGACACCGGTGTAGATTTGCTGCATTGCCCCTTTCTGAACACTATTTGCATATCACTCTGCAGATTCGAACATCACTGCAATGCTTGGCTTTACGACGAGAGGGAGATGCCGTAagtaaaaatactttcttgaCTGACTTTTTATTCCTTTTCATtatcataattaatattgtttttgCAATTTCAGATTGCACTACAGCGGCAAAAGGCAGCTTTCCCCCCAAATTTTGTGCACTCTCTTGATAGTTCACACATGATGATGACTGCAATTGCATGCAAAAAGGCTGGTCTTCATTTTGCAGGTTTGATCTGATTTACTGGTTCCATCGGTATCATTACCAGTAGCAGAACTTCTGTAACTTTACATAGTTATTGCACCGCAAGTAGATTtaattgcattgcattgctaTCTACGCATAGCTAAAAAATGGGCACTGGCAGCGCAAAACCCCACTTCTGATGTACTGAAAATTTCCTCTCCTTGAACCTCTGGTAAATATATCAGTGGTCCATCTTGACCTTGTCCAATCCTGAAAAAATGGCTGGGCAGCTGCATGCCTGCACATACCATGTTTGGCTTTACACTTTTCAGTACCTTTTCTATATCATGGTGAGACACGCTGTTCTGTTCATTTGTGAAATGCAGCTGTCTACatagtccttttttttttttaaaaaaaagagatcatTAGGTTGATGTGAACCAAAAGGTTCTGATGGAACATGGATGTCAGATGGCATTTTATGCTTCTTCCTGACTTGATGTTATATGGCCTAAGAATTTATTCTGGCAAAAAGTGGTACGATATTGTGTCCTTGGTAATTCTTGATGTCAATCACTGATTCGTTTCTGTGaattgaaataatatattttacaatggAGCCCATAATTTATAATCCCTTCagtttttaatagatgacaccATTGAGTTTTAGGCATAGTTTTGATcacatcttattcaaaaggcttacataattattatttattttgttgtgacttGGTTCATTATTCATGGtattttaagcataacttaCATTTTTACATGTTTGCACAAGATTTTtcaataagataaatggtcaaatgtgtgCTAAAAAGTCAACTGTATCATCTATCAATAAGGAGGTAGTATGTTTTTACCTACAACTAGCCTATTAAGTCACACATTCATGCGACAATGACCTCCCTctgtattatatatgtttacctATTGTTTAACAACATAAAAAAGTGTTTATAGAACATACTTAGtagaaaatatagatataacaTAGCAATTTATCTTGATTTGTAGTTAACAATATTatcaaaacaacaaataatttacgaGACATCACTATGGCTGACTGgctgttatttcctttttttctgaatttctaAATGTGTCATTACAGTAATATGCAATTCAATATTTCGGCTAAACTAAATAGTGAGTGCAGTGGCTAAGAATAGGTTTCTATTCTTGCATAttaccataaaaataaattattttatatgattatgtgaatataattttacttTGTGCATATAGTCccaccttttttttatattatggaaatatatctatatcGTAATGGCATATTTCAGTACATGTCATGGTGGTGGCTTTATGGCTCTGCATTGAGCccctttttttattctttgctCTTCTGGAAGTGCCCTGAACAGCCATGACGATCAATTGAATTAGCAACATTGCCTTGCGTCATCCAATGGTTATGATCCTTCATCGctgttttgtctttttctgTATCTGATGGTTGTAGTTCAATTGCTTATGTGGATCACCCTGGTGTCATTTTGAGGTTGCCTTTTCACCTagagaaaatatgtataagaACAAACAATAATGGCATGAAAAAGGATATCAGGACTGAATGCAAGCTCACTAAGAACAATCAATACTAAAAGTTTCTGTAAGAACAATAATGACATGGTGCTTGGTTCATTAGAATATATtgtgttttaacttttagttCATGAACCATGAACATCTCTAGAGCTCCCAAAGccatatttacatataatatttacatTGCATTGTCTAAGTTTTTTGTGCAAGTTCTAATCTGTTTCCTTTTGTCCATGCACTTCGATGCAGGGGTACATGACTCATTTTGGGTGCATGCGTGTGATGTTGATAAAATGAATCATATACTGAGGGAACAATTTGTCGAGCTTTACAGCATGCCAATTCTTCAAAATGTATGTTAACTGGCACTATTCACTCAACAGTGTCTTCATTCTATTTCTCCACTCTTCACTCTACCTGTGAGGATTACTTTCCCCTAACAATATGTTTCTTTTCAATTTAAATGTTTCTTTCAGTTGCTCAAGGAGTTCCAGACATCATTCCCAACACTAGAATTTCCTCCCTGTCCTTCACAAGGGGACTTCGATGTGAGAGAAGTTCTTGCTTCGACCTACTTCTTCAACTAAAATTAACAAGAAAGTTCTGCGCATGCAGCAAGTCAGTAAGTTTGGTGTGGTGGTGTAGCTGAATAGCCAGCCATTTGGCACCATGATGATATGGAGCCAAGTATGAAATGCCATGATGAACTGAATCCTCCAAGGGCATTGGCATAAGCAGCAAACACACCATTGCAACTAGCTGGAAGCTTGGAATAGTATATGTATGGGTTTTTGTCATAGGCGAATCAAGTCCCTAGATTGCAAATTTTGTAGGAAGCTAAATAATTCCAAGAAACCTGAGCTGCTGAACAAACCTCAGTACTTCCTGCTGATGTTTTTAGGTTCATGCAGGATCTACAAGGATTTCAGTACATTCGGCATGCTATACCCAGCCTCTGAACCAGAGAAGGCGATTTTGCTACATAACAGGTTATCAACTACAGAATACCGATCGATACTAGTCCTGCTGACCACCCTGACCAATTTTGATCATAGACGACAGTTGAATCATAATTTCACTGTCTATACCTGTAACATTATCTTTTGGCCTCGTAGGATTTTATTATAGCCGATTGCTGTATCAGTACATTAACCCTGTAATAATGTGTAGTAGAATACAAGTGCCAAACTGAAATGTATAATATACAAGATTGATGGATGCTGCTGACACCAAAGCAACCTGAAAGAGAAATGTACATCAAAAGTTGAAAACGGCTCGACTTCGCGGAATCCCCTTTGCTGTCTGCGTCCATGCAACGGCCGCCATGCAACATCGAGGGCTCGAGGCCGTTCGAATTTGGAATTTTGACGCGAATTTGAAGTTTCAAGTTTCAACTGAAGCCGAAGCCATTCGAAGCTTGGAGTCGGCACCGTAATCGCGGCGACCCGGCCCACCGAAGCTTCCAGATAAGGACAAGAGTTGCCGGCGTATCGTGGCGGTAACGTCAGACGCAGCCACCGGCTGATATATATAGGCTTCCTCAGTCGTCACTCCACACTCCCTCTCCGACGTCCAACGCCGCCATTTCCTTCCACCCAAAATCTCGAATCCCTAAACCCTCGAaaccatggcggcggcggcggccgcgtgcAAGAGGGTGTCGTACACGCTGCTCGGCCCGCCGGCGGAGCGGCTCCGCGCTTCGGtgtcggcggccgcggcgtcgaGCGGGGACGCGTTCGTCGACCTGCTCGACGCCAACTTCAACAAGCCCaccacgacgccgccggcgaagtgGCTCACGGAGAACGCGTCCCCGACGTTCGGCTCGTCGGGGGACCCCTGCCTCGACTTCTTCttccgcgtcgtccccgacacCCCCGCCGCGACCGTCACCAgcctcctctccgccgcgTGGGCCGCCGATCGAGCCGAACACCGCGCTCCGCCTCGCCTACAACCTCCGCGGCGTGCGCGGCACCGGCAAGTCCGACCGCGAGGGCTTCTACGCCTCCGCGCTCTGGATGTACGATAACCACCCCAACACCCTCGCCCTTAACGCGGCCAGCGTCGCCAAGTTCGGGTACCTCAAGGACCTCCTCGAGCTCCTCCACCGCATCATTCACGGCGGAGTCTCCACGATGACACCACGCCCGGCCCGCACGAGATCATATTCGTACAAGCCAAGGGAGAAGCCTGACCCCGCCACGAGGGAGGCGCGCATCGCGGCGAGCCAGGAGCACGACCGGAAGCTCTCGGAGCAGGCCGCCATGGAGCGCAGGAAGAAGAGCGCGGAGGCCGCGGCGAGAGCCGTCGAGAGGTACGACCGGGACCCCAAATACCGCTTCCTGCACGACAGAACGGCAGATCTCTTCGCCGACCTCATCGCCGAGGACATGAAGAAGCTCGAGGAGTATGGCAAGGTCGCCAACCCGCACCTCTCTCTCGCCAGCAAATGGTGCCCTTCGCTTAACAAGTGCTACGACCGCTCCACGCTCCTCTGCGAGTCCATCGggcgccgcctcttccccaAGGGCTCGGCGCCCGACCTCCCTGAGGACTTGCCCGACGAGTACTACGCCTACCGCGTGCGCGAGCGCCTCCGCAAGATGGCGCTCGTGCCactccgccgcgccctccaTCTCCCCGAGGTCTACATCTCGGCGAGGCGTTGGGCGGACGTGGTGTACTCGCGCGTGGCCTCCGTGGCAATGAAAAACTACACGGACCTCTTCCTTGAGCACGACAACGAGCGCTTCAACATCTACCTCGCCAACGTCAAGTCCGTCAAGGCGAAGATCGCCGCAGGGGCTCTGCTCCCGCACGAGATCCTGAAATCCATCGACTACTACGACAACGAAAGCAACGAAGTCGCCAACCTGCAGTGGAAGCGCATGgtcgatgatctgctggagctcGGCAAGCTCAACAACTGCCTTGCCGTGTGCGATGTGTCGGGCAGCATGGACGGCCTCCCGTTGGACGTCTGCGTCGcgctcggcctcctcctctcggaGCTCTGCGACGAGCCGTGGCACCACCGCGTCATCACCTTCAGCGAACGCCCGCGGCTGCACCACATCAAAGGCGAGACCCTCTTGGAGAAGACCGAGTTCATCTGCAGGATGGACTGGCACCTTAACACCGACTTCCAGGCGGTGTTCGACAAGCTCCTCGACGTGGCCGTCTCCGGCAACCTGCCACCGGAGCGGATGGTGAAGAAGGTGTTCGTGTTCAGCGACATGGAGTTCGACGAGGCGTCCTCGCGGCCGTGGGAGACAGACTACGAGGCGATCACGAGGAAGTTCACGGAGGCCGGGTATGGCGACGCGATCCCGGAGGTGGTGTTCTGGAACCTGCGGGACTCGAGCTCCGTCCCGGTGACCGCGAACCAGAAGAGGGTGGCGCTGGTGAGCGGCTACTCCAAGAACATGGTGAAGCTGTTCCTCAGCGGCAGGGACATGCTGACGCCGAGGGCCGTCATGGAGGGGGCCATCTCCGGGCGGGAGTACGAGGAGCTCGTCGTGTTCGACTGATGGGGTACGCAACTCACACGCGGCTTTCTCCGCTGTCTTTTCACAGTTTGCAGCGACTATAAATCCCGATCGTCTTGCGGCGTCCCTGCTAGTTCGTTAGATTCTGTGTCATTAATGACGGTTTAGAAATGGATATAAACCATAAATTCCTAGCTTGATTTGTGCTCTAGATTTGCTGTGTGTTTCATGAAACCGGGAAATCCCACCCATTTCTTTGATCTGATTCCTGTTTCAATGCAACCTGCAAATAATGTAGTATTCACTCTGCTTCATGACTTTGACCTATTAGATTTTATGTGCCTAttattaatatctatataaatataagaaatactataaagtattataatatataacggagataatatatttttgggaaaaaactaaatacgTTCTGCAGTCTGGAAATCACATGTTTGGAATTCTGATTGCTGTTTGGTAGACACCAAATCAGTATAGCAGATTTTGCAATGCACAATGATTCTATCGCATAATTGGATTGGGTTCAGCCCAAATAATGAGCCCATGGATTGAAAGTGGTTGTGTACATATGCAACTCTCTCTTTAGGCCTAAAAGGTTTTAGATTTAGATGGCCCGTTGGAATTCAACCTCATGCCCTCAAATGCTTTACTGTTCAAGCAATCTCGTAGTAACATTCACAGTTTCACATCCTCACGTAGATGTATGGATTGGCAACAACGAACTTCTGATATGTCAAGAGTCTAAAGAATCATGTGTCCTACATACACAAAGATTGAAGCAATAACCCAATGACACAACACCCTTCGCCTACATGCACAACACATCACATTACACATCCCCACGGAAGTCAGTCACAAAAatgcggccgccgcctcggcctcgcgcCAGCTGATGAGGATCCCGGTGGCGGCGTAGTGCGTgagcgcgccggcgagcacgAGCACGTGGAAGATCTGGTGGCTGTGCCCGACGCAGTCGAACGtccccggccgccaccgctccGGCACGCGCGCCACGTAGAACCCGGCCCCGGCGGCGTACACGAGCCCCATCGCCAGCTCCAGCGACAGCGCCACGTAGCACTCCCGGTGGCCCCAGTTGAGCCACAGCGCGTGCAGCGCCGGCACCACGCCGGAGAGCCCCATGGACACGAACAGCCCCGCGCGGAGGCCGCGCAGCCTCGGCGACGaccgcgccggcgccagcagcgccgccaccaccagcaggCCCAGCGCGGTGATCGCCGACAGGTACCccacctgcgccgccgcctggccGAGGAACGCGTAGTACACCGGCGGGAAGAACGAAGCCACGATCATGACGGCGATGCCGGCGTAGTCAAGCTGCCAGAAGAGGC contains the following coding sequences:
- the LOC102717999 gene encoding DNA-directed RNA polymerase 3B, chloroplastic-like isoform X2, yielding MPLLLFSVSPSCVPPPRPRLRRLSPPPPMVAVAPPTVGTPVTILPSVSVGLPPLPPLPPPATDDFHWLDLFAFLNSPADSYRAPVEEMEAGVEEELEREIELERGRERERKARQRRLRQRQVKAETEAWARAADEYRELEREMLDRKLAPALPYVKSLFLGWFEPLRDAIARDQEVQRRKRVKHVYAKYLLLLPADKVAVIVMHKMMGLLMSSKDGGVSVRVVQAAHCIGEAVEREFKVQTFFQKTRKKSASKTEGENDEALEKEQAKCRERVKSLVRRRKLTEAQKIVQQEIELEEWGTEAQVKLGTRLIELLLDSAFVQSPADQKPESSPDIRPAFKHVLRQPIVENGRLKKKHWVIECDPLVHEGFESTARHVEIPYLPMLVPPKKWKGYDSGGYLFLPSYIMRTHGVKDQKEAIKSVPRKQLRKVFEALDTLGSTKWRVNRRVHDAVEAIWSRGGGIAGLVDKGNIPLPERPESEDPDEIQKWKWGLKKAKKTNRELHAERCDTELKLSVARKMREEDGFYYPHNLDFRGRAYPMHPHLSHLGSDLCRGVLEYAEGRPLGKSGLRWLKIHLANKYGGGIEKLSHEGKVAFVENQLPDIFDSATNPVDGNCWWMNAEDPFQCLAACMDLSDALKSSSPHCAVSHLPIHQDGSCNGLQHYAALGRDYMGAVAVNLVPGEKPADIYSEIATRVLDVVRQDSMKDPATNPTASLARVLVDQVDRKLVKQTVMTSVYGVTYIGARQQITKRLQEKGHITDDKLLYEVSCYATRVTLDALGQMFQSARGIMAWLGDCAKMIASENQPVKWTSPVGLPVVQPYKKYKNYMIRTSLQCLALRREGDAIALQRQKAAFPPNFVHSLDSSHMMMTAIACKKAGLHFAGVHDSFWVHACDVDKMNHILREQFVELYSMPILQNLLKEFQTSFPTLEFPPCPSQGDFDVREVLASTYFFN
- the LOC102717999 gene encoding DNA-directed RNA polymerase 3, chloroplastic-like isoform X1 produces the protein MPLLLFSVSPSCVPPPRPRLRRLSPPPPMVAVAPPTVGTPVTILPSVSVGLPPLPPLPPPATDDFHWLDLFAFLNSPADSYRAPVEEMEAGVEEELEREIELERGRERERKARQRRLRQRQVKAETEAWARAADEYRELEREMLDRKLAPALPYVKSLFLGWFEPLRDAIARDQEVQRRKRVKHVYAKYLLLLPADKVAVIVMHKMMGLLMSSKDGGVSVRVVQAAHCIGEAVEREFKVQTFFQKTRKKSASKTEGENDEALEKEQAKCRERVKSLVRRRKLTEAQKIVQQEIELEEWGTEAQVKLGTRLIELLLDSAFVQSPADQKPESSPDIRPAFKHVLRQPIVENGRLKKKHWVIECDPLVHEGFESTARHVEIPYLPMLVPPKKWKGYDSGGYLFLPSYIMRTHGVKDQKEAIKSVPRKQLRKVFEALDTLGSTKWRVNRRVHDAVEAIWSRGGGIAGLVDKGNIPLPERPESEDPDEIQKWKWGLKKAKKTNRELHAERCDTELKLSVARKMREEDGFYYPHNLDFRGRAYPMHPHLSHLGSDLCRGVLEYAEGRPLGKSGLRWLKIHLANKYGGGIEKLSHEGKVAFVENQLPDIFDSATNPVDGNCWWMNAEDPFQCLAACMDLSDALKSSSPHCAVSHLPIHQDGSCNGLQHYAALGRDYMGAVAVNLVPGEKPADIYSEIATRVLDVVRQDSMKDPATNPTASLARVLVDQVDRKLVKQTVMTSVYGVTYIGARQQITKRLQEKGHITDDKLLYEVSCYATRVTLDALGQMFQSARGIMAWLGDCAKMIASENQPVKWTSPVGLPVVQPYKKYKNYMIRTSLQCLALRREGDAIALQRQKAAFPPNFVHSLDSSHMMMTAIACKKAGLHFAGVHDSFWVHACDVDKMNHILREQFVELYSMPILQNLLKEFQTSFPTLEFPPCPSQGDFDDLQGFQYIRHAIPSL